GTGCATCTCCGTCCAATTTCGTTAATATAAATCCGTCTATCCCGACTTCCTGATTAAAGGTATTGGCAACCTGTAATGCATCTTGACCCATCAATGAATCTAAAACTAATAATGTCTCATTTATGTTTATTTCTTTTTTAATTTCCTTAATCTCTTCAATAAGATTTTTGTCAATGTGCAACCTTCCGGCTGTATCAATAATAACTATATCTTTTCTGTTGTTTTTTGCATAATCTAACGCAGCATATATAGTCTTTATTGAGCTTTCATTGAGACCTCTTGAAAAAACTTCTACTTCAGCTTTTTCCCCCATCACCTGCAATTGTTCGATAGCTGCTGGTCTAAATTTATCACATGCCACTAACATTGGAAAATGCCCCTGGCTCTTCATTTTTAAAGCCAGTTTAGCTGCTGTAGTTGTCTTACCAGAGCCTTGAAGTCCGACCATAAGTATTATTGTTGGACTATCTAAACCAACCTTTACTTCAATTTTACTTTGGGAGCTTCCAAGTATTTCAGTTAAAACTTCATAAGTAATTTTAATCATCTGCTGACCAGGTGTTAAAGCTTTTGACAATTCTTCTTCACTGGCCCGTTTTTCTAATTTAGCAATAAACTCCTTAACTACTTTGTAATTTACATCTGCCTCCAGAAGTGCTAATTTAACTTCTCTCAGGGAATTTTTAATATCCTGCTCTGTGATTTTGCCCTTATTTTTAAAATTATTTAATATACTTTGTAATTTTTCTGATAGTATCCCTAACATATCTTATGCCTCATAATTTACTTAAATAACTTAGAAAGATTTTTATAATATCATATTAAATGAATTTCTTCCAGAAGTTATATTTAGAAAATAGAAATATTTAATTCTTAATAATATTCTTAACTATTTATTTCTTTATTTATTCTTTATTGTGTATTGATAAAAATTAAATTCTATACCAGTATATAGAAAATTATAAATAGTGTCAATCAAGTATAGCTTCGATAAATTTATCAGATTCATATTTGGATAAATCAGATATTTTTTCGCCAAAAGTTATAAAAGAGACCGGAATTGACAAATCTTTTTGTATTGAAAGAACAATCCCACCTTTGGCAGTGCCATCTAATTTAGTTAAAGCTAAATCACTAATATTAAGGCATTTATTAAAATATTTTGCTTGGGCAAGGCCATTTTGCCCGGTGGTCGCATCAATCACTAATATTATTTTAAAAATCGAATCCTGTGCAGCTTTTATAATGACTTTTTTTACTTTTTCAAGTTCTTTCATTAAATTCTGTTGAGTATGCAATCTTCCGGCAGTATCAATCAATATCAAATCCTTCTTTTTAGCTAATGCTGACTGAATTCCATCAAATACAACTGAAGCAGGATCCGCACCTTCAGACGTTTTTAAAGTTTCAACCCTGGAATCATTTCCTAATAATGTTAACTGGCTTATAGCACCAGCCCTGTAGGTATCTGCAGGCACTAACAATACATTATTTCCCTTGTTTCGAAAATAATATGATAGTTTACCTGTAAAGGATGTTTTTCCCGT
The Atribacterota bacterium DNA segment above includes these coding regions:
- the ffh gene encoding signal recognition particle protein, with translation MLGILSEKLQSILNNFKNKGKITEQDIKNSLREVKLALLEADVNYKVVKEFIAKLEKRASEEELSKALTPGQQMIKITYEVLTEILGSSQSKIEVKVGLDSPTIILMVGLQGSGKTTTAAKLALKMKSQGHFPMLVACDKFRPAAIEQLQVMGEKAEVEVFSRGLNESSIKTIYAALDYAKNNRKDIVIIDTAGRLHIDKNLIEEIKEIKKEININETLLVLDSLMGQDALQVANTFNQEVGIDGFILTKLDGDARGGVTLSIKSITSLPIKYIGVGEKITDLEAFYPDRMSSRILGMGDTISLIEKIEANYDHNELKKLSKKEFREQFDLNDFYEQLKRIKNMGSLDKIFDMLPMQSHGFSKILSSNLNDSEKELGKVEAIICSMTKKEKSDPDIINGSRRRRIARGSGTVVSDVNRLLKQFFKMKKMLKHGPGKQNFASFIR
- the ftsY gene encoding signal recognition particle-docking protein FtsY; amino-acid sequence: MLFSDAIKDKNDLLEKIEELLILSDIGPGLTNEILEKFEYINLHQFKVKDFNFFKKELKNILLEMIPNNKNSFEIKPDKLNIIMVVGVNGTGKTSFTGKLSYYFRNKGNNVLLVPADTYRAGAISQLTLLGNDSRVETLKTSEGADPASVVFDGIQSALAKKKDLILIDTAGRLHTQQNLMKELEKVKKVIIKAAQDSIFKIILVIDATTGQNGLAQAKYFNKCLNISDLALTKLDGTAKGGIVLSIQKDLSIPVSFITFGEKISDLSKYESDKFIEAILD